The DNA segment CCCACATCATTCTGTAATGGTACACAACCTAAACTAGCCGGCATTGAACCCACATATACACACTCGAAACCACTGACATTTGTCCAACCACACTTAAACAAAAACTCAGACATGAATCCACGTATTGCTGACACCTGCTCTAAAACCTGTGAATCAGTCACCACAGTGGACCCAATCCAGCACACTACACCAAAGACCATATTACAGACAAATGATAATATACACGCCAAAGGTACCTCCCACACTGCTCAATCAAACCACGCTAATGCATGTCCCAAGCCTCCAGCCACCTTGCATTCACCCACGAGTGCTACGGATCAAAGCTTAGTGCCGAGTCATTTGAATACAGTTTTCAAACCTTTGAGCACTTCACAGGCTAATGCAGACGTCAAATTTCCAAATGGATTAGACGTCGGGCAAAACGCACACCGGCGATCTTATGTCTCCTCAGACGCAAATCCAAGCTCTAAACCTCAAAGAGTATCACAAATCCATTTTAGCACGGACCGCAAGCCCTCAGCCACCTCAGCCTCTAATTACTCCAAAGCTTGCAGCACATCCACATACACTCAAACATGCTCCACGGCCAGTGACACACGCTCGCACACAAATACGCAAAGGTTGCATTGCTCAAATTCACACCCCAACGAACACTCCAAGCCTTCCAGCGCTGCTGACTTGCCGGGATCACCTCGCTGCACTCTCCCGCACATTGACACGCACTCAAAACCTCCTAGCATATTAAAGAACCAAAGTGGTTCAGACTGTAAATTGTCCCACACCTCTTACACAACCATCCATCGCAGCGCTGCACTTAACCCAAGTCCTGTCACAAATATGAGCCTTTTAACCAGGTCTGATGCGTCTACAACCACTCAAGCATTTGTGGAAGTGCATTCCAACAGTGTAGAACAGCCTAAAGCAAGTCCTAATGGCCTCGCAGAGGCTGTGCAAGAGACTAATGTCATGTCCATCACTGAAAAACGGGATACTGGAATTGGTGATTCATCTACAGCAGCAACAAGCTCTGCCTCTAAAGGAGCAACTGAGCCAGAGCTAGACATGAAAACAAGTCACACGTTTGTGGCAGAGACAACAAAAGACTTTCATGGGAACTGTAATGAACCCTCTGTGATAGTTGAACTGCAAacagcacaccagcaagtcccaCCTCAGCCTTCCGTACCACCAAGGACACCCAACACTTTCTGCCCGAACATCTGCAGACCTCCCAAACCTTCCCATGCTCCACCACTCCATCCAGCATTTGAATTATTAATCGAGGTCACCAGAAGAAGAGTCAGAAACACAGATTACAAGCCAAATCCACACCTACCTTCTTCTTGTGCTCTTTCTCAGCTACAAACGCAAAACCTCAACAGCCTCGATCATGCTGAACCAGACCAGGAGTTAGAAACAGAAGATTCACAGTCCAGTAATATTTTACCCATTAGCGGACCAGTCCCGAACGGTCACTGCGCCCTCACACACTACCACCCTCCATCTTTGGCCCTGCTGTTGCCCCCTTCCCTTGAATGCAGCAGGAATCAGGACCCTCAGAAGAGGCTGGAGAATGTGGAGGCCAGTCTGCAGGCCAACCAGGAGAGAATCTCGACCCTCCTCAATATCATCCAGGACTTGGAGATGAGCCACGCTCTCAGCAAAGGGTGAGTGCGAAAGCGAGAATGAGAAAGAAACAGTGTGAGAGATtgaaagacagatagatggagagagagaggagaagagggaTTTGAGCCAAAAGCATTACACGGAGGTGTGAGTAGGGTATTGAAAGGCTAAAAGTGATTGCAAGTAATACCAGGAGCACAGTGGCATACAGAATAGCTGGTCCAATGCCTTTTTTTCTCTCATAATGCAGTTTAGTCAGCTCTATGAAAAAGTTCAGCACTTTTTAACTGGCCCTTGAGAGCTATTAAAGAGGTGATTGATAGGCTGGAGGCACGGCAATATTTGCTTCATTTTTCTCCCTGCCACTGCCACCTGTTGCTTCTCTCTGTAGACGCCGATGTTTCCGAACTGGTCAGGACCTCAGTGCCTGCTCCACCTGTCAAGAGACAGCATGCATCATCTACAGGTGAGCAAGACCTCACAACCCGACAGAGCTTCCAGCACTGAAGCATTGAAGATCTTAAAATGCACTCAGACCAAAGCAGTTAGTTTAACTTGCATGGATCCCAATGTTTGGTGTCTAAACATAATTAAATGCAGTTTAAAGAATGTGTCTAAAAATGTAGGTAtcggaaaaaaaatctatttctgaTCCTTGCCAGCTGCATTAGACTTGTAGATGCATACTAAAGAACTTTATGATCAACCCTAAAGATGtcttaattgtaaaaaaaaaatacagtcctGTGGATAAAAATTAGGACACTCCATTAAAAATGCTTTGGCTTTTTGAACATTTTCAAACAATCATTCATTTGAACAGTATTGACAGGATTTGCTTATATGATAAAACTGaagaaacaatttttttaaacatatatttaaaggaaaatgtttaatgtttaaatgtttctatCCCAAATTTTGCATGAGGAAAAAGTTATGCCTTCTTATGCACTACTTGCTGGTATTTCCCCCtttgaaatgaaattaaataccCTTATCAATGGCTGTAAGGAAGATTTCCCACTCCTCCacgcagaattctttcagctgtgtgatgtttTAAATCACTCCAGATTAAAACATTTATCACAACAGGATTAAAACCTGGGTCATTCCAGAACTTTACTtaaatgttttgggtcattgtcactTTGCATAGTCCACCTCCGCTTCAGCTTTGAGTTCAGTTTTTGTCTGTAGGTCCTGTGAAGACATTCTTTACACATCTTAAGGTAAAGAGGTCCCTTAAGGTCTGCATCTGGGTTAAATTTTCTAGGACCACTTTACCTAAACATGTAGACAGTTTTACAATTGTAAATTATTTTCTGGGCAGTGGAATGtctgttttaaaatttaaaataacaacTTCCCAAATTAATCTACGTCTTTAACCTTCTTTTAGATGGCTGCTCTTCAACAATCAAGAGCAAACCAAATTATTGTCTAATGTTTAAATAAGACAGCCTCCTCCAGTGTCCTCTTTATGAGTTGTCTAGTTATTTGCAGCTGATGTGGTACACCTGATTCTAATTTAAGTAGTATATTTGGGTGTGtcctatttttttccatatgATAGTACATTTTTGAGGATCTATTGCTGATACCCAAAACCCCatcctctctctcagtctctctgagagtttctgtctttctctctattctaGTGTGGAGTATGACTTCAGAAAGCAGGAGAGGCTCTTCAAGGAGGTATTAGAGCCTCTGGATTCCCCAGTAAGAGATATACCAGATGGGGGAACCCCTGTTTTCATCTCtttctcctccactcctccacatcAGGATGAGGTATGTTCACTTCCCAGTGTCGAAACAGAACCCAAGGCCAAGGTTAAAGTCAAGACCAAGAAGCTATGTAGGAAGTTGTTTAGCTGGCTTCCTCGAAAAGTCCACAAGAAGTAGACTGTTCCTGCTGTTTCTCCTCTTCACCCCAACCCCCTCAAACACATGACTCTGAATGGATCACTACTCCTCTGGAGGAAAGCTTCCAACATCATGAATCACCCACTTGAATTGGGTCCTCACGGTCCAGAAGAGTGACTGACCATGTTATTCACTGAAGGGATCCAGTGAAGTGTATTTGCACTACATGACAAGATGCTTTGGGCCTTCCACCTGAGCAGTGACATCACACAGAGAGCATGATGCTTGTCCTAACAGATCATGCTCCTCATTTGTGGATATATTGCTATGCAGATGGACATCGCTACGACAGACTGTGGAGCTGACAGCTTTATTTTTTAGGGACGTTTTAAGTGGACTTGGGTTATCAGTGGAGACCTGATGTGGACGATGGTGGCTGCTTTGACCATACCACCTTTTCTTTACCATATGCATCTAACCTTcataacaataaagcaaatatTTAAGCATATGTGCTGCTGTTAGTTGTTTTTAAATgctagaaacacctactgctttGCTTACAGGTCTTGCAAAACTTGCAAAACAGAGCATACTAACTAAATGCAAATCGGAGGACTGTTTTTACGACAGCTATCTATCTCGTCCAACATAACTACCCATCTTAATGTTGCTACTGTGACAACCAGGTTTGTCCCACGATGCTAACACAGCATGTAACCATGCTGGCTACATGcctacaaatactttgttaccttacttgaGTAGAAATTTGAGTTATCTATATGTAACTAGAGTTATtagtactttctactccttaaaaATTAAACTCTTAAACTCCTTTAAAAATGAGCTCCATTACTTCTATTTTAagtcagcttgtttttattccagcttctcatagtaaataaataaaaaaaaactatccagacAAATCTCTCCATTCAGATAAAGTGAATTTGGTTGTGGTTGGATAATAAGTATAAACATATCTCATTCCAACACCTTATTCGTTTATTTGCAAAACATCGCACTCTAGCAAGGACATAGCAGATGTGTTTAGATAGTATGACGATGACCCTTGGCAGAGACTTGAGCAAAATTCCCCAACGAaggttctttaatatatttggattgtactaaaatgcttttatttttaatgggcatatatgcgGCTGAAACAGATatcctagtgcatcccaaatggtgtggactaagcttttgttcttaatgccattttttccccttgcattacttttacttttatactttacgtAATTTTTAAATCAGTACTTTAACACTTGTACTTAAGTAAAAAGCCTAAGTTGATacttttaaaccctagtatctatacgtctacctgagtaatgaatctGTAGACTTCTGTCACCTTTGTACGTGCTTCATCTCACACTGCTAACATTGTGTTAGCAATAACTGGCTAGCCAGAGTAGGGTTCTATGGCCACAAGTATAATTTACTAACTGTCCTGAGAAAACATAAGGGTTTTCGAGCCAAACAGGGTCAGTgaggaaaaaaacttttttctcagaaatgttcAAACCTGCAGTGGAATAGTGGCCTAAGTCACCTCATTTGGTACATCTGGTAATGCGTAGCTGGACAACTACACTCAAGTTAGTATTAATCAATAGTTTTGAATATTTAAGATTTGTATAACACATTCCCTTGCCTCCTCACTCTGTCCATAATGACCTATTCTTGGAAGTAGGCATAGCCCAGCAATTAATATTAGAGTGAACATTCCCTAATGAACATAGCCATTTCCCCTGCAACCTTTAGCTAACTCTGAAAGTCATAGGGACAAAAACaggatttggaaaaaaaaatgagggcTGGGGGAGCACAGAGGGGCATATCTTACCCGTCCCCAGTGGAAACACCACTTAATCCTCAGAGAGTTTGatgcaattacacaataaaaACGACCAGCTACACAGCAGCACATCCAGCCAATGGACGTAGGTGGTGGGTGAGTAAAACTCAGCATTGCTCCTGGTGGCCCCACGGGGAAGTGCATGCTTGAGGTCTCAAAAGCCCAAAACAATCTGAGGCCTTACAGCTTTTTAAAAGACTTTGGATTGAAACAAAGGCATGCCGGAAGGGTTCAGTGAGGCATGATAAAAACCTGCCATGAATTTTAGTGCCCTTGTACATCCgtggtctctctccctctctctctccctctctctctctctctctctgtccatgttttttttttctttttatcctcTTTCACTGTTTAGTTTTCCCTATCCATCTGAATCTCTTTCTGAATCCTCCTACAACATTCACTCAGACGTTCACGCACACTCACGCATGTCGTCTTGAACTATATTCATGCGCTAGTAACTTTCTCTGAAGAATACGCTACTGCCAGGGGCAATGTGCCATTTTGGAACAGATTTAGTCTTAACTTAGACTTTGAGAGGGAAAAGAAGGGGAAGCGAAAAGCCAAACATCTAGCCGCAGCGGCTGTAATGTGACAGGAGCTTTAAATGTCAGGGGCTTCGTTCAGCTACACCGCAGGCTCCAGACCCCTCTCTCCATGACAAAGAGCAAGTGGCCCTCACGGCCAGCCTTCGTGCAGCACAGAGGCCAAACACCAACAAGGTCCAGAGGGAAGGCGGAGTTACAAAGCAGGCCCAGTTTAAATTGTTTGGGTGCTAGGCAGTGGGGTGGTGGGCACAGACAGCATGACACAGACCTTCTGGTACCTTTTTAAAGCCAAAAACCTGAAGATTAACCACCAACaacaataaatgcatttgttaTAAAAAATGATTCTCCActaaatactaggggtgtcacgattctctaaatccttgattcgattttattttatttattattttatttattttattttattttattttagggtcacgattcaattcaagtctctattttcttttttcttttttttacagcagagaggcctatgccagttttagatttgtctgtggtcagtcattggtttgattcatcaaatttacaatatcttatttcacaaggtgggcttgatataagtgatgcaaagtgatacaagtgatctgtaatacaccacattaggcactaatggtcaaatttaaataatttaattaagatatatttgttaTGCCACCTAGTgggttttttttggtagcagcagtgtgcactattaaaatagcaatgtgcaacataaaataaataataaaaaatacagtaacagtcaagtaaaaaataatagaacaattagagccttaacaaactaaaCTCTATCCtattataacagttaaacatgaaaaataagactccgtccctgagaatgacaagtttttttctttaacaaagatatattattaactttatctgagagaaagatgctccttaaggtaccaaaactactAACATATTTGAGGcgagacaaaacaactgttattgttATAtcttcaagtttttctttaagaagatgagaatgtccacattctctggagaaagagctgctctttgagttacagtgtgctgcgccatttgcgggcgggatcgtcgatcctctttttgacttccatgcttgagaccatgacataatttcgatcgatttcgatatttcattcGATATTTCACCCCTTCTAAATACTGGGATTCACTGTCCGGTCTTTGTAGGAATCCGAGGTCTTGTAATGGACAAGGGTTCATGAACTTGCCAGAGCTTGTCCTTTTGCTGGATTGTTGCTGTAATTAATACTTCAGGATTAtgaccaggaggggttaaataTAGCTgcatctgggttgtacactgtacagcaccagtcaaatatgaatatgttttatattttagattcttcaaagtaagcACCTCGTGCTTAgattacagctttgcacatcttggctgtattttttcagtcagctatatgtggtagagtcacctggaatggctttcagttaacagctgtgctgaacttgttattCAAGTTATTTACTTGTtcttgtttgagagcatcagttatgttGGTATACAGtcaatagccctatttgagtaatgttctaatccatattaaggcaagaactactcaactatgttaagaaaaaaaaaataactttacgaaatgaaggtcagtcaatacaaaaaaaaaaaaagaaaaacatcaaaaatgttatgataaaactggctctcatcaggaccacctcaggaaaggaagaccaatagTTATTATATGTTATCAGCCTCACAATTAGCACATTaaaagcaccccagataagagtccacttaaatgCTTCAAAGGATATTTTAACCACTTTTAACTGGTATGGTATATATGGCCTTAAAGGAACCCTTATGAGATGGGCTGTAAGAATGGTGCCCATTTGGGAAGAACCTACTGGGTTCCAGTGAATCCACGCCAGTTTAAGTGATCATATTAAGGTTTGTGGAACATTGCTCACTTGTGCCAACTGGTGatcaaataagtaaaaatataataaaataaataaatataaaacattttgtgtTTTAAGTACAGACCATGCCACCAGCAAATTAACATATGGTGGGAgactgtaagagagagaaagaaatttgAAGAACTTGAAACTTAAGCTTATGTTTACAGTTAGAAGGTCAGATTCCAATCTGAAAAGCCTAAAAGCCAGCATGCAcgagatatagatagataaagcCAATTACATTAAAGTGAAATGAGCATTGTGATAAATTAGCTATTTCATATCTCTACTTAGCAGTTtgcattttcattattatttattattattgtaattggtTTACCTGGTTTTCATGACCTCATTTTGGTGTAAATAAGCTTTTCATGAGACTGTAAAACGGTGTTTTATGATTTTAAGTGTAAGTGTAATTATGTTGTTCTTGGTTTATTGTTACACTTATTTGTTACACATTTGCTAAGCTACAtttaaacaagagataataaatattaaactCATAATCACCTAATCATATGCATTAAAATACTGCCTTAATACTGCCTCAAATATGGGCACACAATGAGGTCAAATCAAGCAGTTCAATCTATAACAAACTTCTATTTTGCCTTCTATTGGGTTTTTAGGCACACAGTTAGCTTGTTTTGCTAGCTAGTCCTCAATCAACATTACTGCTGGgcagtttaatattttattataatcctTTTAATCATACTCATAATAATATATTACCGAATTGATTACTGATAAACAAattagaaaaaagagaaaatcagaaattagcaagttagctagctagctagttagctattttACCTCAGTCAGGTTCCTTTTCAGGAAAATGATCACTGCATCCCATTTCTCACTCCTTTTCATCTGTAACAGTTTTTGCAAAGTTCAGCATCTTTTCTGGGGTAACGATGTAAAATAAACCTCGTACTGCAAAAAGGCTAATAAGCTAACATGGGAGTCTGATAACATCTAATAAAGTGGCAGCTCAGCGTATCACCTTGCTGTTGTATATTATATGAGATGCTCGGGTAGCGTGCAGTTGCTGGCAGCTGATCAGCAGTTTTAACTGCAGCGGTGATACAGTAGAAATGATTTATGGGTCAAACTGCCCCGCACTGCTACAGAATGCTGAAGTATCTTCCTGTTTGCTGGTGTGTGAGGGAGCCTGAGGCACAGCAGTGGAGTGTGAGGCAATAATAagatcaagtgtgtgtgtgtgtgtgtgtttatgtcagTTCAACAATACTTCTACCAAACACACAAGCAGGCCTACACTGTGTACACTGCtgtttactttctctctctctctctctctctctctctctctctctctctctctctctctctctctctctctctctatctatctatctctccctctctcacacacacacatacacacatactctaTTTTCTGTCTCTCcccatctctcactttctctttttgtttcctttcaccacctctttttgtgcttctctctatctttttcctCAACTGTGGGGTCTTTTTCTCTtaaacatttctttctttctttctttctttctttctttctttctttctttctttctttctttctttcatctctctgtctctctttccccaGCTGTAGTCCCTTACGTTTTGTTCACCTCCCAGCTGCCCAGCTGcaaccttcctctctctctccctctttctctgtctctctctccatctatctctctctttccccagcTGTAGCCccattcttttctctctctcccagctttaacattcctctctctctctctctctctctctctctccagctgtaGCCTTGTTCCTCTCTTTAAATGGAATCGGTCTTGTCTGTTTTAGTCAGCCAAAGCAAGCtgtagacagtgtgtgtgtgtgtgtgtgtgtgtgtgtgtgtgtgtgtctgcaggatGCAGTTTGCTGCCTCCctggggagagtgtgtgtgtgtgtgtgtgggtgggacaTGGGTGCACTCAGACATCCAAcccccccaccaaaaaaaaatacCCTCATAGCCTTCTCATTTCCAAGGGGTTCTGTACTCCtgacaattgtgtgtgtgtgtgtagctgtggtAAAAGCGACATTCATGGCGATGAAAATTAGATGAGACAGAACAATGCACCAGGGCAcaactatcacacacacacactcacacgtgcgtgcacactcacacacagacatacacacacacatacacacactcaaacactacacaaacacattgATGAAGCTGGAAGACACACTGTATAAAGTGACACTAAATAATTTTTCAAAATTCAATGAAAATCTTGTCTAATTATTATCCCATTTCTTGTTGAAGGCTGTTGAATATTTCATCATTATTTGACTTATTTGTAGTCAGTGTCTTTTTTAATTGGCAGATacttataaatgttttaaatagtatTTCTAGAATAAAAGCCAAATTATATGCCAGTACCATAAAATATATTAGCAGACAAAACTagtttaaatataaacattacaaGAAACAAACTAATAATGTCAGTAATCTAAAAATGAGAAACATTAGTGATTTAAAGTGGAGATGATTTctcatgtttatttattgcagTTCAGTGGGCAGTGTAACACCCGGAGCTGGGTCACATCTGGCATTTAATAGTGGCCCAAATACCACATGGAATTATGgtccacataataataataataataataataataataataataataataataataataataataataaaatatggtgatgatggtgtttattattattattattattattattattattattattattattactgtgcaGTGTTTAATATGATAACTGTCTGTTACAGATGTGAGAGGGCAGCATCTCGTACACTAACACTGTCAGAACTGTCCTATTACTAAATATGGCTAGATAAATAGTGAGCTAGAACCCTTTTATTTACAACACTTTCATTTTGCTTCAGAATGAAATGATTTTTCTATGATGGAGGGATTGTGCGGGAAAATAAAGCTGACATTATTTTACATCATGTTTTACAtaagaaaaaaatgatataaCATGGTCACCCTATTCAACACTACCACAAAACAGCGTAAATATTTTCCAGTTCTACTATAGAGTGCTGCTGTCCTCTAAATTATTTCctcaatatatttacattacatgtaAATGAGTACATCACAGTTTTACTTTTTAGTGTCCTCTCAGTGTTTTTCGCACCTtacctgtaaaataaataagctgGTACTTACCTTTGTGAGTAGCTCCAATTTGGTTCAGCTGAGGTCATCTAGTTTGTTTTCAAAGAGCTAGTATCTGCTAGCATTGGTGGTTAGCCTAGCATGGATCCCTGTGTGCTTTTGCTTTATCATTTGCTAAGACTGAACTCATTTTCTGCAGACAGTTAGCATAGCAAATTCTATTCCCGACCAGCATAGGATTAGGTATTGAGATGCTCTCTAATATCAACACCATAAAACTCCAAAATGGACATCTCattttattttagacattttactgttttacatgCTTTGCTTAGGGTTTTGTTAAGTGGGTGGACATGTTATTTTTAGAGATTTTTCAAGTTTTGCAAGACTTTTGTGTAACAGTAATGGAGTGGACTATGTATTGGTTCTACtggattttcttttaaataaaaaggaCTATATGACTTTAGGTTCACAATTAAAAACATCTCCTGAAATCTCGCTTTTCAATAAGGTGAATTTCAGACTTTGCAATAAAACaattttgcaaaaaacaaaaatacatatgtTATCATATTTGTTAATACTTGCAGTATTAGGGAATAATAGGTAATATTCTTCCAtaggtaatatttttttttatacacactaCTAGAAAACAATTCGACTTTCAAGTTACTGAAGAAAGTAGTTAAGCTagcatacactctaaaaaacagaggtacgatatgagtacttttttgtactcgaaggtacactctttataattgtaccctcaatggtacaatattggtctttacagggtcagatttgttccctctgaagtacaaagtcatttctaacagcaataagtacaaatttgtaccatttaaccagccaaagggtacattcagtattctgcatcactgtactaatgaacaatatatatttaaatagcacattttttatttgaaagccagacaattttgtatcatcaagtttttgagccatattcagttgatgataatgtttataatctttatgatctttactgccacaaaaaccatgggtacaaaaaaggactttcactgaaaggtacttttttgtgcctcaataaaaggtacagccccagcgacaagctttgtactcttttaagtacaaatctgtacttatatttcttagagtgtaagcTAAGCAACACTGTCTTGCTTGTTTtgtcttttcattcattttccaAGACATTTCTCTTCTAAATAATTATTGTCGTTCTATGGTTGTTCTCCTAACAGTGAGGTttgataaaatgattaaaactaaAGCCGTTTGTGGAGAAAATAAAGGGTAATTTTACTCTTGGCCCCTGCAGTGCTAAAAAAGCGGGTCTTTCAGCTCTATTTGGCATTAGGTGGggaaaaaagtgtgtaaatgaGATTTTTCCTTTAAATCTCACACCTCTGTGCTGATCGGACGTCAGGTGTTTCATCACTCACATTTGGCTTGTCATCAGAGTTTCTAAAGGTGAGCAGATGTGTGAGGTCCATTGGCAGGGCAGGATGACGGCCACAAAGGGACTGACGGGGCCTAGCTGTGCGTGCAGTTGGGGTTCATGCATGCCGCAACTGAAAGAAAAATTACGTAAAGTCTATCATGCAAAATGCATGCAGCGGCGCCTGTTTAATAAGGCAGCTGAGCGTAGAAAATTCTGCTGTTTCAGTAACAAAATGAAATAATTGGCCTCAATCAAGTGTCAAAAGCGCAGTCACACTGAGCTAGTCTTTTCCGACGCAGAGCGTTAATGAGAGCGCCATTCAGGGAGAAAGCCTTCTGTGTCTGCCGCTGTGGTGAGTGTTTTAGAATTTCTCATctcattatatttaaataatcacAAAGAGAGCAGAAAAAATACGCTAAAATTAGAGCTGAAGTTTTGCATCCTCATTGTCTTCCTTCTGCGACAGTTTAACTTTGAACGTTTGTATTTAACCTCATGTGAAGAATGCAGAGTAGTTTAAGGAAGACATAATTTACCCCAAATCTTCCCCCAGCTTTACTGAGCACTGCAGCTACAAGGCTAACACGGCTTACAATAACATTTAAGCTTAACTGTGCTTAAACGTGCTTACCAAGAAAAATAAAcgaattatttttaatgtatatatacacatatatatatatatatatatatatatatatatatatatatatgtgta comes from the Astyanax mexicanus isolate ESR-SI-001 chromosome 20, AstMex3_surface, whole genome shotgun sequence genome and includes:
- the LOC103029829 gene encoding mucin-6 isoform X2, with the translated sequence MGRRAADLSTPVPVLGVPALVGVRGWRAHTWTHQCNVGVQTSPAIRPTLRSCQSQSETQQTDTSTSQLEKRTSMPPNGHVPNDLGSEEESKKGHKRSIFVKQRSLDTKIKKGVTFQGLDSDITEDTGKGIKTEVHCQTRKIKTNPHLHGGFVHDRSKRTKDVRFTNGSVVDSEAIGGISSDISEGDEPFKGLENAAHFGKRKVPPCSPPHRLPQRICSTCGGRQNPLAAVLYTTTRSTTSPTSAESNSLNSSPATPLYPGKDVGGPLSPLNVQTEKYTTYKAMQTDKGLPAMRPPPYPNININNDQPLSSTQETETYNLTRYPSTRRCAGAAFPNTDPLNSHAAYTSSPYMHTVSVSVIQEAHSTVCPISQKPTSSTYTTQAPRAPVLTLPTHTHQHSIVMTQAKTHVPSNPHLAHIRVPPTSFCNGTQPKLAGIEPTYTHSKPLTFVQPHLNKNSDMNPRIADTCSKTCESVTTVDPIQHTTPKTILQTNDNIHAKGTSHTAQSNHANACPKPPATLHSPTSATDQSLVPSHLNTVFKPLSTSQANADVKFPNGLDVGQNAHRRSYVSSDANPSSKPQRVSQIHFSTDRKPSATSASNYSKACSTSTYTQTCSTASDTRSHTNTQRLHCSNSHPNEHSKPSSAADLPGSPRCTLPHIDTHSKPPSILKNQSGSDCKLSHTSYTTIHRSAALNPSPVTNMSLLTRSDASTTTQAFVEVHSNSVEQPKASPNGLAEAVQETNVMSITEKRDTGIGDSSTAATSSASKGATEPELDMKTSHTFVAETTKDFHGNCNEPSVIVELQTAHQQVPPQPSVPPRTPNTFCPNICRPPKPSHAPPLHPAFELLIEVTRRRVRNTDYKPNPHLPSSCALSQLQTQNLNSLDHAEPDQELETEDSQSSNILPISGPVPNGHCALTHYHPPSLALLLPPSLECSRNQDPQKRLENVEASLQANQERISTLLNIIQDLEMSHALSKGRRCFRTGQDLSACSTCQETACIIYSVEYDFRKQERLFKEVLEPLDSPVRDIPDGGTPVFISFSSTPPHQDEVCSLPSVETEPKAKVKVKTKKLCRKLFSWLPRKVHKK
- the LOC103029829 gene encoding mucin-6 isoform X1, whose product is MGRRAADLSTPVPVLGVPALVGVRGWRAHTWTHQCNVGVQTSPAIRPTLRSCQSQSETQQTDTSTSQLEKRTSMPPNGHVPNDLGSEEESKKGHKRSIFVKQRSLDTKIKKGVTFQGLDSDITEDTGKGIKTEVHCQTRKIKTNPHLHGGFVHDRSKRTKDVRFTNGSVVDSEAIGGISSDISEGDEPFKGLENAAHFGKRKVPPCSPPHRLPQRICSTCGGRQNPLAAVLYTTTRSTTSPTSAESNSLNSSPATPLYPGKDVGGPLSPLNVQTEKYTTYKAMQTDKGLPAMRPPPYPNININNDQPLSSTQETETYNLTRYPSTRRCAGAAFPNTDPLNSHAAYTSSPYMHTVSVSVIQEAHSTVCPISQKPTSSTYTTQAPRAPVLTLPTHTHQHSIVMTQAKTHVPSNPHLAHIRVPPTSFCNGTQPKLAGIEPTYTHSKPLTFVQPHLNKNSDMNPRIADTCSKTCESVTTVDPIQHTTPKTILQTNDNIHAKGTSHTAQSNHANACPKPPATLHSPTSATDQSLVPSHLNTVFKPLSTSQANADVKFPNGLDVGQNAHRRSYVSSDANPSSKPQRVSQIHFSTDRKPSATSASNYSKACSTSTYTQTCSTASDTRSHTNTQRLHCSNSHPNEHSKPSSAADLPGSPRCTLPHIDTHSKPPSILKNQSGSDCKLSHTSYTTIHRSAALNPSPVTNMSLLTRSDASTTTQAFVEVHSNSVEQPKASPNGLAEAVQETNVMSITEKRDTGIGDSSTAATSSASKGATEPELDMKTSHTFVAETTKDFHGNCNEPSVIVELQTAHQQVPPQPSVPPRTPNTFCPNICRPPKPSHAPPLHPAFELLIEVTRRRVRNTDYKPNPHLPSSCALSQLQTQNLNSLDHAEPDQELETEDSQSSNILPISGPVPNGHCALTHYHPPSLALLLPPSLECSRNQDPQKRLENVEASLQANQERISTLLNIIQDLEMSHALSKGRRCFRTGQDLSACSTCQETACIIYSLSESFCLSLYSSVEYDFRKQERLFKEVLEPLDSPVRDIPDGGTPVFISFSSTPPHQDEVCSLPSVETEPKAKVKVKTKKLCRKLFSWLPRKVHKK